Sequence from the Cellulomonas fimi ATCC 484 genome:
CCCGGAGCAGGCAAGGGCACGCAGGCCGCGCGCCTCGCCGAGAAGCTCGGTGTCCCGGCGATCTCGACGGGCGACATCTTCCGCGCCAACATCAAGGGCGGCACGGAGCTGGGCAAGAAGGTCCAGGCGATCACGGCCTCGGGCGCCCTCGTCCCGGACGAGCTCACGAACGACCTCGTGCGCGACCGCCTCGCGCAGGCCGACACCGCCGACGGGTTCCTGCTCGACGGCTACCCCCGCAACGTGGCCCAGGTCGCGGCGCTCGACGAGATCCTCGGCGAGCGCGCCGTCGACCTCGCCGTGGAGATCACCGCCGACCCGGACGTCGTGGTCGGGCGTCTGCTCAAGCGGGCCGAGATCGAGGGCCGCGAGGACGACACCGAGGACGTGATCCGGCACCGGCTCGACGTGTACGCCGAGCAGACGGCGCCGATCTCGGCGGTCTACGCGGAGCGCGGGCTGCTGGTCCAGGTCGACGGCATCGGCGACGTCGACGAGGTCACCGAGCGTCTGCTCGCCGCGATCGGTCCCGCGACCCGCTGAGGCGGGTCGTCCTGGTGACCGCCGACCTGGTGGTGTCGCGTGTTCGGTCGTGAGCGCATCGAGTACAAGTCCCCGGACCAGGTGCGCGTCATGCGGCGTGCGGGCCTGGTGGTCGCCGACGCTCTCGCCGCGGTGCGCGAGCACGTCCGCCCGGGCGTGACGACGGCCGACCTCGACGCGGTCGCCGCGAAGGTCATCGCCGACGCCGGAGCGACGCCGTCGTTCCTCGGCTACCACGGCTACCCGGCGACGCTGTGCGTCTCCGTCAACGACGAGGTGGTGCACGGCATCCCGGGCTCGCGCGTGCTCGAGCCGGGTGACGTCGTGTCCGTCGACTGCGGTGCGGTCGTCGACGGCTGGCACGGCGACTCCGCCGTCACGATCGTGCTCGAGGGGGCTGACCCGGCCGACCTCGACCTCGCAGCGACCACGGAGCAGGCGATGTGGGCCGGCATCGCCGCCCTGGCCACGGCCGAGCGCCTGGGTGCGGTGGGGGAGGCCGTCGAGGACGTCGTCGACGCGGCCGCCGCCGAAGGGCGCAACGGCGGTCAGCGCTACGGCGTGGTCGAGGAGTACGTCGGCCACGGCATCGGCACGGCCATGCACCAGCCGCCCGACGTCCTCAACTACCGGACGCGTGACCGCGGACCGCGCGTGCGCCCCGGCCTGTGCGTGGCGATCGAGCCCATGGTCGTGCGTGGGCAGCGGTTCACGCAGGTCCTCGACGACGACTGGACCGTCGTGACGGTGGACGGCTCACGGGCGTCGCACTGGGAGCACACGGTCGCGGTGGGCGAGGGCGGGCTGTGGGTCCTCACCGCTCGTGACGGTGGCGCGGCCGCGCTCGCCGCGCTGGGTGTCGAGGTCGCACCGCTCGACTGAGCCGACGGATCCTCGGCGTGCGACCGGTCCCCAGCCCGTGACCGGTCGACGGCGTCCGAGCCGTCTCCGGCCTGCGACTGGTCGTCGGCGTGCGACCGAGAGCGGGCGTCCGACCCCGTCGACGGCGTCCGACCCGTCTCCGGCGTGCCCCT
This genomic interval carries:
- a CDS encoding adenylate kinase — its product is MTARLVLLGPPGAGKGTQAARLAEKLGVPAISTGDIFRANIKGGTELGKKVQAITASGALVPDELTNDLVRDRLAQADTADGFLLDGYPRNVAQVAALDEILGERAVDLAVEITADPDVVVGRLLKRAEIEGREDDTEDVIRHRLDVYAEQTAPISAVYAERGLLVQVDGIGDVDEVTERLLAAIGPATR
- the map gene encoding type I methionyl aminopeptidase, coding for MFGRERIEYKSPDQVRVMRRAGLVVADALAAVREHVRPGVTTADLDAVAAKVIADAGATPSFLGYHGYPATLCVSVNDEVVHGIPGSRVLEPGDVVSVDCGAVVDGWHGDSAVTIVLEGADPADLDLAATTEQAMWAGIAALATAERLGAVGEAVEDVVDAAAAEGRNGGQRYGVVEEYVGHGIGTAMHQPPDVLNYRTRDRGPRVRPGLCVAIEPMVVRGQRFTQVLDDDWTVVTVDGSRASHWEHTVAVGEGGLWVLTARDGGAAALAALGVEVAPLD